From Apium graveolens cultivar Ventura chromosome 9, ASM990537v1, whole genome shotgun sequence, the proteins below share one genomic window:
- the LOC141684139 gene encoding monooxygenase 2-like isoform X2 → MAIKTEDGRELRSFKFKEEDESQEVRAVERGILLETLASQLPPDAIRFSSKLAKIDKSESGETLLELTDGTQLYAKIVIGCDGIRSPIATWMGFSEPRYVGHCAFRGLAFYPDGQPFEPKVNYIYGRGVRAGYVPVSATKVYWFVCFNSSTPGPKITDPSVLKKQTGELVKNWPQELLNIIDVTPDDTIIRTPLVDRWLWPTISPSASTGRVVLVGDAWHPMTPNLGQGACCALEDAVVLARKLASAIKSEPTSVEDALKSYETERWPRIFPLTIRANLVGSLLQLDNPLVCSVRNNVVIPKVVRLGPILEHTNFECEPLS, encoded by the exons ATGGCAATAAAAACAGAGGATGGAAGGGAGTTGCGCTCATTCAAGTTCAAAGAGGAAGACGAAAG CCAAGAGGTTCGTGCTGTGGAGAGGGGGATACTTCTTGAGACTCTTGCAAGTCAGCTTCCACCAGACGCAATTCGTTTCTCTTCAAAGCTTGCTAAGATTGACAAAAGCGAAAGTGGTGAAACGTTACTAGAACTCACAGATGGAACTCAATTGTATGCTAAG ATTGTTATTGGCTGTGACGGGATCCGTTCCCCAATAGCTACATGGATGGGGTTTTCAGAGCCTAGATATGTAGGACATTGTGCTTTTCGCGGCCTTGCATTTTACCCAGACGGACAGCCATTTGAGCCAAAGGTGAACTACATCTATGGAAGAGGGGTACGAGCCGGGTATGTGCCAGTTTCCGCAACAAAAGTGTATTGGTTCGTTTGCTTCAACAGCTCAACTCCAG GTCCAAAGATTACTGATCCATCAGTGTTGAAGAAGCAAACTGGTGAACTAGTTAAAAACTGGCCACAGGAGTTACTTAACATCATAGATGTGACACCTGATGATACAATCATTAGAACACCACTGGTAGACCGTTGGTTATGGCCAACCATAAGTCCTTCCGCGTCAACAGGCAGAGTTGTGCTGGTTGGGGATGCATGGCACCCGATGACTCCGAATCTTGGTCAGGGTGCTTGTTGTGCCCTGGAGGATGCTGTTGTTTTGGCAAGGAAGCTTGCATCAGCAATCAAGTCTGAACCAACATCCGTGGAAGATGCACTTAAGTCGTATGAAACTGAAAGATGGCCACGGATTTTTCCATTAACCATACGTGCAAATCTAGTCGGGAGTCTTCTGCAGTTGGATAATCCGTTGGTCTGCTCTGTTCGGAACAATGTTGTTATTCCGAAGGTAGTTAGGCTTGGGCCAATATTGGAACACACAAACTTTGAGTGTGAGCCACTATCATGA
- the LOC141682626 gene encoding pentatricopeptide repeat-containing protein At4g16835, mitochondrial, whose amino-acid sequence MCLKHHILRNTTTSILTSFLKTFTLLQNQTHSFLPHYKTHVINYHTSPYQHKYKYNDNVIKETNKLITNYIRSGDLSSALKVFESMPHKTTVTWNSILSGFARKPGKVVEARKVFDEIPEPDVISCNTMLSCYVNNADMNAAWMFFGEMGFRDIASWNTMISGFLRNGMMSEARKFFDVIPERNDVTWNAMISGYFELGDLDAAVKLFGDAPVKSVVAWTAMVSGYMKVGRVELAKKVFSEMSVKNVITWNSMIAGYVENGRAEDGVKLFRRMVESGVRPNPSSMSSVLLGCSDLSALKLGKQVHVYICKHPLHSDVKVGTSLISMYCKCGELEDARKLFHEMLQKDVVAWNAMISGYAQYGEGEKALNLFDKMMDCGMKPDRITFVAVLSACNHAGLVDVGVQYFYTMQKDYGVTAKEDHYTCVVDLLGRAGRLVEAVDLVKRMPYKPQPAIFGILLGACRIHKNLEVAEFAARNLLDCDPTSATGYVQLANVYAAMNKWDRVSMIRKSMKGNNVIKVPGYSWIEVNNAVHEFRSGDRLHPELAEIRKKLNELEKNLKLAGYVPKFEFALHDVDEEQKRQLLLWHSEKLAIAYGLIKLPVGIPIRLFKNLRVCGDCHHATKYISRIEGREIIVRDTTRFHHFTNGICSCGDYW is encoded by the coding sequence ATGTGTTTGAAACATCATATTCTCAGAAACACAACAACCTCAATTCTTACATCTTTCCTCAAAACATTCACATTATTACAAAACCAAACACACTCATTTCTCCCACATTACAAAACCCATGTAATAAATTATCACACATCACCTTATCAACATAAATATAAGTATAATGACAATGTAATAAAAGAAACAAACAAGTTGATAACTAATTACATTCGATCAGGTGATTTGAGTTCTGCACTTAAAGTGTTTGAATCAATGCCACATAAGACTACTGTTACTTGGAACTCAATCTTGTCAGGGTTTGCTAGAAAGCCCGGGAAAGTTGTCGAGGCCCgcaaggtgtttgatgaaattcCTGAGCCAGATGTTATATCGTGTAATACGATGTTATCGTGTTATGTGAACAATGCTGATATGAATGCAGCTTGGATGTTTTTCGGGGAGATGGGGTTTAGGGATATTGCGTCGTGGAATACTATGATCTCGGGTTTTTTGAGGAATGGGATGATGAGTGAAGCGCGGAAGTTTTTTGATGTGATACCGGAGAGGAATGATGTTACATGGAATGCAATGATATCGGGGTATTTTGAGTTGGGGGATTTGGATGCTGCGGTGAAGTTGTTTGGGGATGCTCCGGTGAAGAGTGTGGTTGCGTGGACAGCGATGGTGAGTGGGTATATGAAGGTCGGGAGAGTTGAGTTGGCCAAAAAGGTGTTTAGTGAGATGTCTGTGAAGAATGTGATTACGTGGAATTCGATGATTGCGGGTTATGTTGAAAATGGTCGAGCTGAGGATGGTGTAAAGCTTTTTAGGAGAATGGTGGAATCAGGGGTTAGGCCGAATCCATCGAGCATGAGTAGTGTTTTATTGGGTTGTAGTGACTTATCAGCCTTAAAGTTGGGTAAGCAagttcatgtttatatatgtaaGCACCCACTGCACTCAGACGTGAAAGTAGGGACTTCGTTAATTAGCATGTATTGCAAATGTGGAGAATTGGAGGATGCACGGAAATTGTTCCATGAGATGTTGCAGAAAGATGTTGTCGCCTGGAATGCCATGATTTCAGGGTATGCTCAATATGGAGAAGGCGAGAAAGCTCTTAATTTGTTTGATAAGATGATGGATTGCGGGATGAAACCAGATCGAATTACTTTTGTTGCTGTGTTATCAGCTTGTAACCATGCAGGATTGGTCGATGTAGGGGTTCAGTATTTTTATACAATGCAAAAGGATTACGGGGTTACAGCTAAAGAAGATCACTATACATGTGTAGTTGATCTTCTTGGTCGAGCTGGAAGACTTGTTGAAGCTGTGGACCTAGTCAAAAGGATGCCTTACAAACCTCAACCTGCTATATTTGGAATTCTTTTGGGGGCTTGTAGAATCCATAAAAACTTGGAAGTAGCTGAGTTTGCCGCCAGGAACTTGCTTGATTGTGATCCCACCAGTGCAACTGGTTACGTTCAGTTAGCTAATGTTTATGCAGCAATGAACAAGTGGGACCGTGTTTCTATGATTCGAAAATCAATGAAGGGAAATAATGTTATTAAAGTTCCCGGTTATAGCTGGATTGAAGTAAATAATGCGGTTCATGAATTCAGATCTGGAGACAGGCTGCACCCAGAACTGGCAGAAATACGCAAAAAACTAAATGAATTGGAAAAGAATTTGAAGTTGGCTGGGTACGTGCCAAAGTTTGAATTCGCGTTGCATGATGTAGATGAGGAGCAGAAAAGGCAACTGTTGTTATGGCATAGTGAGAAACTTGCTATTGCGTATGGATTGATAAAATTGCCAGTAGGGATTCCAATCCGGTTGTTTAAGAACTTGAGGGTTTGTGGGGACTGCCATCATGCTACTAAATATATATCAAGAATAGAAGGAAGAGAAATTATTGTGAGAGATACAACAAGATTTCATCATTTCACGAATGGTATATGCTCTTGTGGTGATTATTGGTGA
- the LOC141683727 gene encoding RGG repeats nuclear RNA binding protein A-like: protein MASANPFDLLVDDDNDDVSQLIQKLPPPVKKAPVADAPAKAGKMPSKPLPPAQAVRESRSEGQRGGRGGARGTGRGRGGRFGRDSADNGNSYSNNNGFSGGYRQPEEGDLDKSSERRGGYGGFRGGAPRGGRRGGFSNGDAADGERPRRVYERHSGTGRGNEFSKRDGAGRGNWGTATDDIAPVNEEPVVEGEKNVDVEKQTKQEDAGEVSKENPVAEPEEKEPEPKEMTLEEYEKVLEEKRKALLALKSEERKVTLDKDFESMQLLSSKKNEEEFFVKLGSDKDKRKEAEKEEKAKKALSINEFLKPADGEKYYGPGRGRGRGRGGPRGGYTGNNVPAPIIEDQRQFPTLGAK from the exons ATGGCCTCTGCGAATCCATTCGATCTCCTCGTCGATGACGATAACGACGACGTTTCGCAGCTCATCCAGAAGCTTCCGCCGCCGGTGAAGAAAGCTCCGGTCGCCGACGCTCCGGCAAAGGCCGGTAAGATGCCGTCCAAGCCTCTCCCCCCTGCTCAGGCTG TGAGGGAGTCCAGGAGTGAAGGTCAGCGAGGAGGACGTGGTGGTGCGCGTGGGACTGGTCGAGGCCGCGGTGGAAGGTTTGGCCGGGATTCAGCAGACAATGGAAACTCTTACAGTAACAACAATGGGTTTTCTGGAGGATACAGACAACCTGAAGAAGGTGACTTAGACAAGTCTTCTGAGAGGCGAGGAGGATATGGTGGTTTTCGTGGTGGGGCTCCTCGTGGCGGTCGCCGTGGTGGTTTCAGCAATGGAGATGCTGCAGACGGTGAACGCCCTCGAAGGGTTTATGAACGCCATAGTGGGACTGGCCGTGG AAATGAGTTCAGTAAGCGTGATGGTGCTGGCAGGGGTAACTGGGGAACTGCTACTGATGACATTGCTCC GGTAAATGAAGAGCCTGTTGTTGAAGGTGAGAAGAACGTTGATGTCGAAAAACAGACAAAACAGGAAGATGCTGGTGAGGTCAGCAAGGAGAATCCTGTAGCTGAGCCTGAAGAGAAGGAGCCTGAGCCTAAG GAAATGACTCTGGAGGAGTACGAGAAAGTGCTCGAGGAGAAGAGGAAGGCATTGCTGGCACTTAAATCTGAAGAGAGAAAGGTTACCTTGGACAAAGATTTTGAATCAATGCAGCTTCTTTCAAGCAAGAAAAATGAAGAGGAGTTCTTTGTTAAATTG GGTTCTGATAAGGACAAGCGTAAGGAGGCTGAAAAGGAAGAGAAGGCCAAAAAG GCTCTCAGCATAAATGAGTTTCTAAAGCCTGCTGATGGAGAAAAATACTATGGCCCTGGTCGTGGGCGTGGACGTGGCCGTGGTGGTCCAAGAGGAGGATACACCGGAAACAATGTACCTGCCCCGATTATTGAAGATCAACGCCAATTCCCCACCTTGGGGGCAAAGTGA
- the LOC141684139 gene encoding monooxygenase 2-like isoform X1: MLSAHAFLQYSPFLSTTTLLEPKTKKNLSYKFKPARFTICSSSVQGQKQDIVIVGAGIAGLATAVSLHRLGVEAVVLEQAESLRTGGTSLTLFKNGWRVLDALGVGDYLRTQFLEIQGMAIKTEDGRELRSFKFKEEDESQEVRAVERGILLETLASQLPPDAIRFSSKLAKIDKSESGETLLELTDGTQLYAKIVIGCDGIRSPIATWMGFSEPRYVGHCAFRGLAFYPDGQPFEPKVNYIYGRGVRAGYVPVSATKVYWFVCFNSSTPGPKITDPSVLKKQTGELVKNWPQELLNIIDVTPDDTIIRTPLVDRWLWPTISPSASTGRVVLVGDAWHPMTPNLGQGACCALEDAVVLARKLASAIKSEPTSVEDALKSYETERWPRIFPLTIRANLVGSLLQLDNPLVCSVRNNVVIPKVVRLGPILEHTNFECEPLS, translated from the exons ATGTTGTCAGCTCATGCATTTCTTCAATATTCTCCATTTTTATCAACTACAACACTTCTTGAACcaaaaactaaaaaaaatttATCATATAAATTCAAACCCGCCAGGTTTACAATCTGTAGTAGTAGTGTTCAAGGCCAGAAACAAGATATTGTCATAGTTGGCGCTGGAATTGCAGGCCTTGCTACTGCTGTCTCACTACACAG GTTAGGAGTGGAGGCTGTGGTTCTTGAACAAGCAGAGTCATTGAGAACAGGTGGAACATCTCTCACATTGTTTAAGAATGGATGGAGGGTGTTGGATGCTTTGGGGGTTGGGGATTATCTCCGCACACAGTTTCTTGAAATTCAAGG GATGGCAATAAAAACAGAGGATGGAAGGGAGTTGCGCTCATTCAAGTTCAAAGAGGAAGACGAAAG CCAAGAGGTTCGTGCTGTGGAGAGGGGGATACTTCTTGAGACTCTTGCAAGTCAGCTTCCACCAGACGCAATTCGTTTCTCTTCAAAGCTTGCTAAGATTGACAAAAGCGAAAGTGGTGAAACGTTACTAGAACTCACAGATGGAACTCAATTGTATGCTAAG ATTGTTATTGGCTGTGACGGGATCCGTTCCCCAATAGCTACATGGATGGGGTTTTCAGAGCCTAGATATGTAGGACATTGTGCTTTTCGCGGCCTTGCATTTTACCCAGACGGACAGCCATTTGAGCCAAAGGTGAACTACATCTATGGAAGAGGGGTACGAGCCGGGTATGTGCCAGTTTCCGCAACAAAAGTGTATTGGTTCGTTTGCTTCAACAGCTCAACTCCAG GTCCAAAGATTACTGATCCATCAGTGTTGAAGAAGCAAACTGGTGAACTAGTTAAAAACTGGCCACAGGAGTTACTTAACATCATAGATGTGACACCTGATGATACAATCATTAGAACACCACTGGTAGACCGTTGGTTATGGCCAACCATAAGTCCTTCCGCGTCAACAGGCAGAGTTGTGCTGGTTGGGGATGCATGGCACCCGATGACTCCGAATCTTGGTCAGGGTGCTTGTTGTGCCCTGGAGGATGCTGTTGTTTTGGCAAGGAAGCTTGCATCAGCAATCAAGTCTGAACCAACATCCGTGGAAGATGCACTTAAGTCGTATGAAACTGAAAGATGGCCACGGATTTTTCCATTAACCATACGTGCAAATCTAGTCGGGAGTCTTCTGCAGTTGGATAATCCGTTGGTCTGCTCTGTTCGGAACAATGTTGTTATTCCGAAGGTAGTTAGGCTTGGGCCAATATTGGAACACACAAACTTTGAGTGTGAGCCACTATCATGA